Proteins co-encoded in one Megalops cyprinoides isolate fMegCyp1 chromosome 1, fMegCyp1.pri, whole genome shotgun sequence genomic window:
- the xpo1a gene encoding exportin-1, whose translation MPAIMTILADRAAQQLLDFNQKLDINLLDNVVNCMYNDIGSQQRMAQEVLTHLKEHPDAWTRVDTILEFSQNMNTKYYALQILETVIKTRWKILPRNQCEGIKKYVVGLIIKTSSDASNVEKEKVYIGKLNMILVQILKQEWPKHWPNFISDIVGASRTSESLCQNNMVILKLLSEEVFDFSSGQMTQVKAKHLKDSMCNEFSQIFQLCQFVMENSQNAPLVHATLETLLRFLNWIPLGYIFETKLISTLVYKFLNVPMFRNVTLKCLTEIAGVSVSQYEEQFVTLFTLTMMQLKQMLPLNTNIRLAYANGKDDEQNFIQNLSLFLCTFLKEHGQLIEKRLNLRETLMEALHYMLLVSEVEETEIFKICLEYWNHLAAELYRESPFSTSTSPLLTGSQHYDVPPRRQLYLPVLSKVRLLMVSRMAKPEEVLVVENDQGEVVREFMKDTDSINLYKNMRETLVYLTHLDYADTERIMTEKLHNQVNGTEWSWKNLNTLCWAIGSISGAMHEEDEKRFLVTVIKDLLGLCEQKRGKDNKAIIASNIMYIVGQYPRFLRAHWKFLKTVVNKLFEFMHETHDGVQDMACDTFIKIAQKCRRHFVQVQVGEVMPFIDEILNNINTIICDLQPQQVHTFYEAVGYMIGAQTDQAVQEHLIEKYMLLPNQVWDSIIQQATKNVDILKDPETVKQLGSILKTNVRACKAVGHPFVIQLGRIYLDMLNVYKCLSENISAAIQTNGEMVTKQPLIRSMRTVKRETLKLISGWVSRSNDPQMVGENFVPPLLDAVLIDYQRNVPAAREPEVLSTMATIVNKLGGHITGEIPQIFDAVFECTLNMINKDFEEYPEHRTHFFYLLQAVNSHCFPAFLAIPPAQFKLVLDSIIWAFKHTMRNVADTGLQILYTLLQNVAQEEAAAQSFYQTYFCDILQHIFSVVTDTSHTAGLTMHASILAYMFNLVEEGKISVSLNPANPINNQGFIQEYVANLLKTAFPHLQDAQVKVFVTGLFSLNQDIPAFKEHLRDFLVQIKEFAGEDTTDLFLEEREASLRLAQEEKHKLQLSVPGILNPHEIPEEMCD comes from the exons ATGCCAGCAATTATGACAATCCTAGCAGACCGCGCAGCCCAGCAGCTGCTGGATTTCAACCAGAAACTGGATATCAACTTGCTGGACAATGTTGTGAATTGTATGTACAACGACATTGGATCACAG caaagAATGGCACAGGAGGTTTTGACCCATTTGAAAGAGCATCCGGACGCCTGGACGAGAGTAGACACCATCTTGGAGTTCTCGCAGAATATGAATACTAAA TACTACGCGCTTCAGATTCTCGAAACCGTCATAAAGACAAGGTGGAAGATTCTTCCCAGAAATCAGTGTGAAG GAATAAAGAAGTATGTGGTTGGGCTCATTATCAAGACCTCATCTGATGCATCAAATGTTGAA AAAGAGAAGGTGTATATTGGAAAACTCAACATGATCCTGGTCCAG ATTCTGAAGCAGGAGTGGCCAAAACACTGGCCAAACTTCATCAGCGACATTGTGGGCGCCAGCCGCACCAGTGAGAGCCTGTGTCAGAACAACATGGTCATCCTAAAGCTGCTGAGCGAGGAGGTGTTTGACTTCTCCAGTGGGCAGATGACCCAGGTCAAGGCCAAGCACCTGAAAGACAG CATGTGCAATGAGTTCTCACAGATATTCCAGCTTTGCCAATTTGTCATG GAAAACTCCCAGAATGCCCCTCTAGTTCATGCCACACTGGAGACACTGTTGCGATTTCTGAACTGGATTCCTCTGGGGTATATATTTGAAACCAAACTCATCAGCACACTTGTGTACAAg tTCTTGAACGTCCCGATGTTCCGCAATGTGACCCTGAAGTGCCTGACGGAGATCGCGGGCGTGAGCGTGAGCCAGTACGAGGAGCAGTTCGTCACTCTGTTCACACTCACCATGATGCAGCTCAAACAG ATGCTTCCTTTGAACACAAATATCCGCCTGGCGTACGCCAATGGAAAAGACGACGAGCAGAACTTCATCCAGAACCTGAGCCTGTTCCTGTGCACCTTCCTGAAGGAGCACGGGCAGCTGATCGAGAAGAGACTGAATCTGCGAGAGACCCTGATGGAG GCTCTGCATTACATGCTGCTGGTGTCAGAGGTGGAAGAGACGGAGATCTTTAAGATCTGCCTGGAGTACTGGAACCACCTGGCAGCAGAGCTGTACAGAGAGAGCCCCTTCTCCACCTCCACGTCCCCGCTGCTCACGGGGAGCCAGCACTACGATGTGCCCCCGCGCCGGCAGCTCTACCTGCCTGTGCTCTCAAAG GTTCGTCTGCTGATGGTGAGTCGAATGGCCAAGCCGGAGGAAGTCCTAGTGGTGGAAAACGACCAAGGAGAAGTGGTCAGAGAATTCATGAAAGACACCGACTCGATCAACCTGTATAAGAACATGAGAGAGACCCTGG TGTACCTCACGCACTTGGACTACGCGGACACGGAGCGCATCATGACGGAGAAGCTGCACAATCAGGTGAACGGGACGGAGTGGTCCTGGAAGAACCTCAACACCTTGTGCTGGGCCATCGGCTCCATCAGCGGGGCCATGCACGAAGAGGATGAGAAGAGGTTCCTCGTCACTGTCATCAAG GATTTACTGGGGCTTTGTGAGCAGAAGCGGGGAAAGGACAACAAGGCCATCATCGCCTCGAACATCATGTACATCGTGGGCCAGTACCCTCGCTTCCTGCGGGCCCACTGGAAGTTCCTAAAAACTGTGGTCAACAAGCTGTTTGAGTTCATGCATG AGACCCATGACGGTGTGCAGGACATGGCGTGTGACACCTTCATCAAGATTGCACAGAAGTGCAGGAGGCATTTTGTCCAGGTGCAGGTCGGGGAAGTCATGCCCTTCATTGATGAGATCCTGAACAACATCAACACCATCATCTGTGACCTCCAGCCACAGCAG GTCCACACATTCTACGAGGCAGTGGGCTACATGATCGGAGCTCAGACAGACCAGGCAGTGCAAGAGCACCTTATTGAGAAGTACATGCTGCTGCCCAACCAGGTGTGGGATAGCATCATCCAGCAGGCAACTAAG AATGTGGACATCCTGAAGGACCCAGAGACGGTGAAACAGCTCGGCAGCATCCTCAAGACCAACGTGAGGGCGTGCAAGGCGGTGGGGCACCCCTTCGTCATCCAGCTTGGTCGCATCTACCTGGACATGCTCAATGTATACAAGTGCCTCAGCGAGAACATCTCTGCTGCCATACAGACTAATG GAGAGATGGTAACCAAGCAGCCTTTGATTAGAAGTATGAGGACGGTCAAAAGGGAAAcgctgaaattaatttcaggttGGGTCAGTCGCTCAAATGATCCACAAATG GTGGGGGAGAATTTTGTGCCACCGCTGTTGGATGCGGTGCTAATTGATTATCAGAGGAACGTCCCTGCTGCCAGAGAACCCGAGGTCCTCAGCACCATGGCAACCATTGTCAACAAGCTTGGTGGACACATCACAGGAGAGATTCCCCAGATATTTGACGCCGTCTTTGAATGTACCCTAAACATGATCAACAAA GACTTCGAGGAATATCCTGAGCATCGAACACATTTCTTCTACCTTTTGCAAGCTGTCAATTCACATTGCTTCCCTGCATTCCTGGCCATTCCCCCTGCACAGTTCAAGCTGGTGCTGGACTCCATCATCTGGgctttcaaacacacaatgaGAAACGTAGCTGATACAG GTCTGCAAATACTTTACACTCTCCTTCAGAACGTTGCCCAGGAGGAGGCTGCAGCCCAGAGCTTCTATCAGACATATTTCTGCGACATCTTGCAACACATCTTCTCTGTGGTTACGGACACATCGCACACTGCTG GGTTAACAATGCACGCATCTATCCTTGCATACATGTTCAACCTGGTGGAGGAGGGTAAAATTAGTGTTTCCCTCAACCCTGCAAATCCAATCAACAACCAAGGATTCATTCAGGAGTATGTTGCTAACCTGCTCAAAACTGCCTTCCCACACTTGCAAGA CGCACAAGTGAAAGTATTTGTGACAGGACTGTTCAGTCTAAATCAAGATATTCCAGCTTTCAAAGAACACCTTAGGGACTTCTTGGTACAGATAAAG GAGTTTGCAGGAGAGGACACCACGGACCTGTTcttggaggagagggaggcatCCCTGCGCCTGGCCCAGGAGGAGAAACACAAGCTGCAGCTCTCTGTTCCCGGCATCCTGAACCCACATGAGATTCCAGAGGAGATGTGTGACTGA